The Corynebacterium freiburgense region GAACAAATTCTTGGCGAGGCCGCCGTATACGCTGGCCGTGGTGCATTCCCACGTTTCCAAGGCTAAACACGTAACCTGCTCAACACCCCGATCTACGCATCGGGGTGTTTTGCTATGCCGGCATACTTTTTACGTATTCGATTTTTTAAAGACCAGGGTAAACGTTGCTTTCCATACGGTTTTCGTCGTGGCAACCCAGTTTTGGTAGTGCACAACGCTAGGATTGAGACCCTATGGACCGAACAGCGCGCAGGGTGCAACCAGTTACGTATCGTCGCAGTGGAACCACTGCGACACCTAAGCCTGTGCGAACCCCGCGATCGCAATATGATCGCCGCACGAAAAATGATTCGTATCAACGCCGTGATGCTCAGCGAGAGCAACGCCCAACGCAATCGCAATCAAAGCGAATTCGCTTGGGTGCGGTTGAAATTGGTGTGCTAATCGCGGTGTCCATTGTGGTTCTGGTAATGATTGGCATGCCGTTGCGAAATTATTTTCAGCAGCGCAGTGATATTGCTCGAGTACAAGCCAGTATTGAGGCTAAGGAAGCGGAAAAACAAGCGCTACTTGCAGAGTTAGAAAAATACGAGTCTGAGGAATTTATTAAGGAACAGGCTCGGATTCGCCTCGGTGTAATTGAGCCTGGTGAAACCGCGTTTCGTATTATTAGCCCGGAGCTAAAAGCCGATTCTTCAACTGGGCAAAACGCGGTCCAAGATGTCTCAGATGAGCCGTGGTATGACGTGCTTTGGGAAGCTATTTCATTGACGGAATCAGACCTTCGAATTGGCCTGGAAAAGCCTGAGCCGCCAGCCGCAAATTCGAACCAACTTCCGATTTCTCCGACACAACCGCCTGTCGAGGAACCTATCCCATAGCACTTGAGCATCATTTTCAGATTCATTGATTTGCGTATATGCAGTACACTCTTTATTTTTCGTAGTTGAAAAGAGTGGTACAGATGAATAACGCTTTAGACCCTGCTGATATTGCGCAAATTGCGGAGCAGTTGGGGCGGCAGCCGCGTGGTGTATTAGAGGTTTCGTATCGTTGTCCAGATGGGGCACCTGGGGTAGTGAAAACCGCGCCTCGCTTAGAGGATGGGACGCCATTTCCAACCTTGTACTATTTAACTGATCCGCGTCTTACCTCAGAGGCTTCGCGTCTTGAGGTGGCACATGTTATGAAGTGGATGACCGAACGTTTGGCTAATGATGCCGATCTGCAGGCGGATTATCAGCAAGCGCATGAGTATTTTCTGGCTAAGCGCAATGCTATTGAGGATCTAGGTACCGAATTCTCCGGTGGTGGTATGCCCGATCGGGTGAAGTGCTTGCATGTGCTTATCGCATATGCGCTTGCGGAAGGTCCGCAGCATTTCCGTTTGGGTGCAGAGGCGGTAGCCATGGCCGCGGATCACGGAAAGCTGCGCGGCACTGCAGTTCCGGAAGATTGGCCAACCTGTGCGGAATTAGGTATAGATTTAGCAAACTTTGATTTTTCGAATGCGGAGGTGAAATAGTGGTTCGCTTTGCGGCGATTGATTGTGGCACGAATTCTTTGCGCTTGCTGATTAGTGAGGTTGTAGAAGGCAAGGCCACGGAATTAGTGCGCACAATGGAGATAGTGCGTTTAGGGGAAGGTGTAGACGCCACGGGTAGGCTCTCTGTCGCCGCAATTGCACGCACTCGCGCCGTTTTGGAAACATATGCGGATCTAATGCTGGAGTACGGGGTTTCGGATTTCCGAATGGTGGCTACATCTGCAACCCGTGATGCGGAAAACAAAGACGAGTTTTTCCGTATGACGGGGCAGGTATTGGGACGCCTGAAGCCGGGCTATAGCGCCGAGGTGATTAGTGGCCAAGAGGAAGCCGCATTATCGTTTCGGGGCGCTGTAATTGATCTTTCACCTGAGGAAGGGCCATTTTGCGTTATTGACCTTGGGGGTGGCTCTACGGAGTTTATAGTTGGGCAATACGACGGTACTATCCTTGGCGCTCATAGTGCACAAATGGGATGTGTGCGGGTGACTGAGCGGATTATGCGCAGCAATCCACCAACGGAAACCGAAATTGAAATCGCTCAGGATTTCGTTATGGATCGCATCGCAGAAGTGTGTGAATTAGTTCCAGTGGATCAGGCTCGTGTGTTTGTTGGTTGTGCTGGCACATTTACTACGCTCGCGGCCTTGGCATTGGGGTTAGAGGAATATAATTCCCAAGTTATTCATTGCTCAGAATTGCGTATCGACGCCCTGCGGATCCTTGCCCGTCAGCTTGTTGCGGAAACCACCGAACAGCGTGCCGCAAACCCAGTCATACATCCGGGCCGTGCGGACGTCATTAGTGGGGGTAGTGTGGTGGTGCAGGGAATCCTGGACATGATTGAGAAACATGCTGGGGTTTCATCGATTTTGGTCTCGGAAAAAGACATTCTAGATGGCCTTGTTGCTGGGCTTTCGGACCAATCGGCTTCTATACGCTAAACTACTCAAGGGTGTTTCACCCACACGGCCCCCATAGCCCAATTGGCAGAGGCAGCGGACTTAAAATCCGCCCAGTGTCGGTTCGAGTCCGACTGGGGGCACATAAAAAACCTTAGCTATGTGCGCAATGACTGCCAGCTAAGGTTTTTATCGTTTCGGGCTTTTTGGGTATTGGAAGCTATTGCTAGCTGTTTTATGAGATGGATAAAATTTGATTTAGCACGTACATAGGCGCTAAAGGCAATAAACCGAGGTGGCATCTTATGGTGAAGCAAGCTCAAATACAAGGTACATATTTGCTACGGAACGTACATGTGATTACTGGTGATGGGGCAGAGCTCGAGGGCGTCAATGTTCTTATTTCCCAGGGGCGGTTTGCGCGTATTAGCCAGGAACATATTGATGCGCCAGACGCATTTGTGATCGAAGCCAAAGGTAAGACGCTAATGCCTGGGCTTATCGACGCCCACGTGCACCTAGACTACCTTCACACACGCGGTAGGTTTTCTGCCTGGTACCGAACAAATACGGTGTTAAAGTCGGCTTTGCGGGACGTATTGGAGGCAGGTGTAACTACCATTCGGTGTATGGCGGATCCACTACGCTTGGCGTTGCAATTACGCAAATGGGCTGAGGCGGATCCGTTTCGAGGTCCGAATATGCTTGTTGCGGGTCCCGCACTTACGGCTGCCGGTGGACACCCGGCGGTGACTGTAGCTCAAGATAATCCCTGGCTTAGCGGACAGATTGCATATTCCATCGAATCTCCGGCGCAGGCTGTGCAAGCTATTCGAAAACTGCACGGGGAGGGGGTAGACCATATCAAGATTGTCTACCAGGGAGGCGTGTACGGTGTTGACCGTATTCCGCTACAACAGCTTTCTGAAGAAGCCATGATTGCTGTGGTAGCGGAAGCGCACGCCTTGGGATTGCGGGTGAGTGCACACACGCATGAGGAGGCCGATGTTGAAACGCTCTTACGGGCAGGGGTTGACAGCATCGAACATGGGGTACTTGAGCACGGTATTGCACATGAGGAAATGGTGAAACTCTGGGCAGATAGCGGAGCGCGGCTTGTGCCTACCCTGCTAATTACCTCGTTAATATCAGGCCCCGATGGTGAACTTTATCTTGAACATGCGCGGGCAAACCTGGCACATGCATATGCTTCTGGGGTACGCATCGTTGCTGGTACGGATAGCACTGTGGGGGCAATGCCTGCCACTTCACTGCATGATGAACTGCGTTATATGGTCGAGGCGGGCATGAGCGAGCAAGATGTATTATGTGCTGCCACCAGTAATGCGGCAGAACTGTTGGGGCTTTCTGAACGCGGGGTTATTGCAGAAGGTAAGCGCGCAGATGCTTTGCTTTTGCATTCGAATCCTCTTGAGCAAATTGATAATACAACCGACATTGATTTGGTGTTTCATAAAGGTTTGTTGGTGCATGAGACACCGCCTCCGCCAAAGCAGCCAGAGTTGGCAATGTACGCACCGAATGGCCCATTACTTGTGGAATATATCGATCGCACGGAGACGACGTTTCCGCATGAGATATTGATGCGATATGACCGCTCGAACTTTGCCAGTGAAGGGGTTCGCACGCTGACATACTTGGATGTGGGTACCAAAAAGGTATTGCGGAATGAACGCGTGGTATCGGGAACTGATCTTGTTACCCGTGAATGGGAGTGTGAAATTCCAGGGGAGGGGACGGTGCTGCATGCTGTACGTGAGGGTGGAAATGTTGTTCTAAAAGGAACTTTTAACAATGAGCAGGTAGTACGTACATTCCCATTGCGTGGTGTGACGTGGATGCAATGGCTACAGCTGGACCCGGCGACGTTTGTAATTTCGAAGGAAGCTCAAGTCAATGTGGCGTCGATAGGAACAGTTGGCCGCGGCGCCCTAACATTTAAAACATTTGAACTGACCAAACGAGGTTCTGTTGATGGCGGTTGTATCGATATTGAAATGGTAATTCCCAAGTGGCGTAAATTCTGGGGTGCAAATTTGCTGTTTGATGCATTAACGGGTGAGCTGGTGCGACAGCAGATTCGTGGCAAGGAGCAAAAAGTATTGCAGCGGACCGAATGACTCTTGCGTTTGGGCACCCATCATCCGCTATACTCATTGAGGTTAGCGTTACCTAATATGTTCGAGGTTGTTTATGTCTGTATTCCCGCAGCCAACACTGTTCTGGTGCCAAGAAGGCACGGCGAACATTCGAACGGGGGCTGAACTTATTCATGTGCGTGCGGGGGAAGCATTGTATGCTAGCGCGGCAACGATCGTTGACGAGCAGGGCGTCGTACTGCCATTACCCGCGGAATCCGCGCGATCATTACATCCCCGCAAGGTATTTTTCGGTCTTGATTGGGAGCCCGTAATGCTTAGGGAATTTTCGCTTGCTGTGGGGAATCCTCATTATCAGTTGCCGGAAGCGCTGGCGGGCTTGTGTGCTGCTCCTGCCGCGCCGCCGCCAATGCCCACCGCACTAGAGGCTCGTCGAGTGGCTGAGGTTCTATTCGAAAATACTGCCGATCAGACACCGCTTGAAGGGTTTGCGGAACGCTTGGGTGTAAGCTCGCGGACAATCCAGCGCCAGTTTATTTCTGGTACTGGTTTATCGTTTAGTGAATGGCGGGCCGGTGTGCGCGTTGCTGCCGCAGCAGAATTACTAAGCATGGATTTTTCCGTTGCGGTGGCAGCCAACCTTGTTGGTTTTTCTGCAACCAGTAGCCTTACCCGCGCATTTCGGCGCCATACTGGGCATCCTCCTTCGGCGTTTACCGCTGGTGCGGTGGGCATGGGCGAAGTGGGGCCGCCGCCGCGCTGCGAATCCTATACGGTTTTCGCGAGTGATTGCGATACCGTATGGTGGGTGCAGCAAGGTGCAGCGACCCTGGTAGATGGCGATTTCTGCCGTTTTATGGCGGCTGGGGATACCGCCACGCTTACTGCCAGCAGCAGGACGCGTATCGACGTCGCGTCCGGTTCGGTGATCTACCCACTGCCGGGCCGATTAATGTTCCGGGATTCCCCTTCACTGTCCGATATTGCTGCCGAATATCGTGCTGATCGTAACCTTGGCACTTCAGAAGTATTAGCGAAAAAGATGGAACGGGCACGCGAACTCCTCCGTAATGGGCAGCGCCCAAAGGATGTTGGAATTGCGGTAGGTTATGGCACTCATAGCGCTTTTAGCAGGGCTTTTAAGTGTGTTCAGGGGGTGACTCCACGAGAGTACCAAAAGGGAATATAGGGTTGCTGGGAACTAAATCACGCGAATGTGCGTTGATTGGGTTGTAAGCATTTTCCCCATGACCCAAGAAAGGAACAGGGACTTCAAGTGCGTAGTAGTAACCCTGTATTCAGTTCCCTGGCGGGCACTAAGCAACGGGCCGTCCAGAACCAATTCCAGGGCTACCCAGCGGACCCTTACTCCCAGTACCCTTCCGCGGGAGCCGTTACTTCAGAGCGCCCCATGACCGTTGATGACGTTATCTCAAAAACTGGCATTACGCTGGGCGTCATTATTGTTATGGCGGTTATTAACTTTGGTATTGCCATGTTTATCAGCCCAGTCCTGGCAATGGTTTTGACGATTGTTGGCGCCATTGGCGGTTTGGTTACTGTTCTAATCGGCACATTTGGTAAAAAATACGGCTCTGCAGCAATCACCCTTATCTATGCCTTTTTCGAAGGTTTATTTGTAGGCGGTATTTCGCTGCTTTTCTCCGGATTCTTGGTTGGTAAGGGCGCAGATGCTGGCACCATGATTGGGCAAGCAGTGCTTGGTACCGTCGGTGTATTCCTGGGTATGCTCTATGTGTATAAGACAGGTGCTGTCAAGGTAACACCTAAATTCCAGCGCATTATGACCGCCTGCCTTATGGGCGTTCTTGTTCTCGCGTTGGGCAATATGGCGCTGTTTTTCTTTACTGGTATGAACCCACTGACCAATGGTGGCCCGTTAGCCATTATTTTCTCCCTAGTATGTATTGGTCTTGCAGCGTTTAGTTTCCTGCAGGATTTCGACGCCGCTGATCAACTTGTTCGCGCTGGTGCGCCAGCTCGTATGGCGTGGGGAGTTGCTCTTGGTTTGGCTGTGACCTTGGTCTGGCTTTATACCGAAATTCTTCGCCTGCTGAGTTATTTCCGGGGCAACTAACCAAACGCCTGAAAGGGCATACCAATGGCCCCGCACCCAGAAGCAAAAACCTTGGGTGCGGGGCCATATTGTGTTTATATCGCGAAAAAGCTACAGCACAATACTTGCACCATTGACCGTGATTAATGTGAAGGCAGGTCCTTGTGATGTCATTGTGGGGGCGGAAAGTTCAACTTTGACTTCTGTTTCCGTGGTTTGCCCCTTCGCGTCTTTGTCTTTGCACACCTTGCCTCCGCAGACGCGAGTTTCCCGAATAGCGGTTCCTTTGGCGCCGGTTTCATTCCAGGTTTCCCAGGTTATGTTTTTTAATTTGTCACCGGTGTGTGAGCAAGAAAGGGAAAGTGTTTCGGGCCGTTTGGTAGGGCTTCCAACGCAATCGATTACTCCAGGAATGCCTCGTGAGGCATGCACCATCATGCTGGTAGTTCCGCTGGTTACACCAGATGTGGTGGCTGGGATCGTTGTGGAGGTGGCTGGTGTACTTGTATTGATCGGGCTGCTTGCACCAGTTTTTGAGGCTGTGCTTGTTCCAGTTTTCTTGGTTGTAGTGGGAGCGGCTACATCGTGTGCGGTGTCTATTCGACGGTCTGAATCAATTTCACCTGGCGGGTTTGCGCAAGCGCATAGCAATGTGACACATAGAGCGGTAATGGTTGCGGTGGCATATAAGCGCATGGATGTATAAGTTCCTTGGGAATTGGGCAGGGACAGGGGTAGGCACACAAAGAATGCCGCCCACACTTTTTGGTGGACGGCAGACACTTCGAGCTGTGGTAAAGCTTAGCTTGAGCGAAGAGTTGCTGCCTTATCAGAATTGTAAGGCTCAGCGGACACTACAGTCACGGAAATCACGGTGCCATTTGGTGCGGTGTATTCGCGGGTTTCACCTTCACGGGCACCGAGGATAGCGGCGCCAAGCGGAGCGTGCTCCGAATAGGTTTCTAGATCCTTATTATCGGAGGCGGCGGCACGAGTACCAATAAGGAATGTTTCTTTCTGATTGCTATCGCCGTTGTAGTACACATGCACTACGGAACCGACATGAGCGACACCCTCCTCAAGCCCAGCACGTTCGGTGGTGGAGTTCGCCAGAATTTCCGAGATTTGCTTAATGCGGGCTTCTTCCTGGTCCTGCATTTCGCGGGCGGCGTCATAGCCAGCGTTTTCTTTGAGGTCGCCTTCTTCACGGCGCTCATTGATTTCAGCGGCAACGACCGGACGGTGGGCGATAAGTGCGTTAAGCTCTTCCTCCAGCTTTTTCTTGGTTTCCGGCGTAATGTATTGCTTCTGGATCTCAGCCATGGTGTGTGTAAAACCTCTTCGTCTAGCGACCGTTATGTCAGACCGTTGGTGGTCACAGTGCAACGCCCCGCGAAAGCACACCTAGAATGTGTACAGAATCTTGCGGGGCAGTCTTCTTCGCGCAAAGCTTAGCACAATGCTTGCTTAAGAGCCCTCTGTGAGATACGAGGGCACGTTTGTATGACAACCATATACCGTTCCAGCAACCGGTAAGTCCCGTGTTGGAATATTTACTTGGAAACGCTCAGTTTGGTTTCCACCTGGTTCAATACGGAATTCGCGGCGTCCAACTTCAGCCTTGTCATAGTTTAAAGCTGTAACAATGCAATAGCTGGGTTCATCTATATTTTTGCGCGTAACATCTACGGAAATCTTGAGCGTGCGGTCGTCGATACGCTCGAATCCAGCCTGGGAAGCAGTGACCGTTGCGCCATTAATTTTTTGAAAATACTGTACTATGACCACCACGGCCACAACCGCGAAAATAACCGCACCAATAGCAATGATCTTGCCACTTAGGGTGCCTTTTTTAGGGTCGGTTGCGTACCGGTTGGCACGAAGGCTTTCGGACATGTGTTTTCCTTTGCATATGCGCTCCAGCTGGATGGTTCTATAGTAACGCCCACAAGTGACATAGGATATTGAGGGAGCTTTACCAAACCCACAAAGGAGCGTGTTTTTGTGAGCACTCTGCGCCTCATGGCAATTCATGCCCACCCTGACGACGAAGCAAGCAAAGGGGCAGCAACCACCGCCCGCTACGTGGCCGAAGGGCATGAGGCAATGATTGTTACCTGTACTGGAGGAGAGCGTGGCGATATCCTCAATCCCGCCATGGACAGCCCCGGAAATGCTGAACGGATTCCCGAAATCAGGCGAGAGGAAATGGCGCGCGCAATTGCCGCACTTGGCGCTCAGCACCACTGGTTAGGCTATATAGACTCTGGATTGCCGCAAGGCGATCCGCTCCCGCCGCTTCCACCCGGCTGCTTTGCCCTGGAAGACGATGACACAGTGGTCCGTGATCTTGTAAAGGTCATTCGCAAATTCCGCCCCCACGTTATTGTCACCTACGATGAAAACGGCGGTTATCCGC contains the following coding sequences:
- a CDS encoding FtsB family cell division protein — its product is MDRTARRVQPVTYRRSGTTATPKPVRTPRSQYDRRTKNDSYQRRDAQREQRPTQSQSKRIRLGAVEIGVLIAVSIVVLVMIGMPLRNYFQQRSDIARVQASIEAKEAEKQALLAELEKYESEEFIKEQARIRLGVIEPGETAFRIISPELKADSSTGQNAVQDVSDEPWYDVLWEAISLTESDLRIGLEKPEPPAANSNQLPISPTQPPVEEPIP
- a CDS encoding DUF501 domain-containing protein — encoded protein: MNNALDPADIAQIAEQLGRQPRGVLEVSYRCPDGAPGVVKTAPRLEDGTPFPTLYYLTDPRLTSEASRLEVAHVMKWMTERLANDADLQADYQQAHEYFLAKRNAIEDLGTEFSGGGMPDRVKCLHVLIAYALAEGPQHFRLGAEAVAMAADHGKLRGTAVPEDWPTCAELGIDLANFDFSNAEVK
- a CDS encoding Ppx/GppA phosphatase family protein encodes the protein MVRFAAIDCGTNSLRLLISEVVEGKATELVRTMEIVRLGEGVDATGRLSVAAIARTRAVLETYADLMLEYGVSDFRMVATSATRDAENKDEFFRMTGQVLGRLKPGYSAEVISGQEEAALSFRGAVIDLSPEEGPFCVIDLGGGSTEFIVGQYDGTILGAHSAQMGCVRVTERIMRSNPPTETEIEIAQDFVMDRIAEVCELVPVDQARVFVGCAGTFTTLAALALGLEEYNSQVIHCSELRIDALRILARQLVAETTEQRAANPVIHPGRADVISGGSVVVQGILDMIEKHAGVSSILVSEKDILDGLVAGLSDQSASIR
- a CDS encoding amidohydrolase family protein, whose translation is MVKQAQIQGTYLLRNVHVITGDGAELEGVNVLISQGRFARISQEHIDAPDAFVIEAKGKTLMPGLIDAHVHLDYLHTRGRFSAWYRTNTVLKSALRDVLEAGVTTIRCMADPLRLALQLRKWAEADPFRGPNMLVAGPALTAAGGHPAVTVAQDNPWLSGQIAYSIESPAQAVQAIRKLHGEGVDHIKIVYQGGVYGVDRIPLQQLSEEAMIAVVAEAHALGLRVSAHTHEEADVETLLRAGVDSIEHGVLEHGIAHEEMVKLWADSGARLVPTLLITSLISGPDGELYLEHARANLAHAYASGVRIVAGTDSTVGAMPATSLHDELRYMVEAGMSEQDVLCAATSNAAELLGLSERGVIAEGKRADALLLHSNPLEQIDNTTDIDLVFHKGLLVHETPPPPKQPELAMYAPNGPLLVEYIDRTETTFPHEILMRYDRSNFASEGVRTLTYLDVGTKKVLRNERVVSGTDLVTREWECEIPGEGTVLHAVREGGNVVLKGTFNNEQVVRTFPLRGVTWMQWLQLDPATFVISKEAQVNVASIGTVGRGALTFKTFELTKRGSVDGGCIDIEMVIPKWRKFWGANLLFDALTGELVRQQIRGKEQKVLQRTE
- a CDS encoding helix-turn-helix domain-containing protein, producing the protein MSVFPQPTLFWCQEGTANIRTGAELIHVRAGEALYASAATIVDEQGVVLPLPAESARSLHPRKVFFGLDWEPVMLREFSLAVGNPHYQLPEALAGLCAAPAAPPPMPTALEARRVAEVLFENTADQTPLEGFAERLGVSSRTIQRQFISGTGLSFSEWRAGVRVAAAAELLSMDFSVAVAANLVGFSATSSLTRAFRRHTGHPPSAFTAGAVGMGEVGPPPRCESYTVFASDCDTVWWVQQGAATLVDGDFCRFMAAGDTATLTASSRTRIDVASGSVIYPLPGRLMFRDSPSLSDIAAEYRADRNLGTSEVLAKKMERARELLRNGQRPKDVGIAVGYGTHSAFSRAFKCVQGVTPREYQKGI
- a CDS encoding Bax inhibitor-1/YccA family protein, whose translation is MRSSNPVFSSLAGTKQRAVQNQFQGYPADPYSQYPSAGAVTSERPMTVDDVISKTGITLGVIIVMAVINFGIAMFISPVLAMVLTIVGAIGGLVTVLIGTFGKKYGSAAITLIYAFFEGLFVGGISLLFSGFLVGKGADAGTMIGQAVLGTVGVFLGMLYVYKTGAVKVTPKFQRIMTACLMGVLVLALGNMALFFFTGMNPLTNGGPLAIIFSLVCIGLAAFSFLQDFDAADQLVRAGAPARMAWGVALGLAVTLVWLYTEILRLLSYFRGN
- the greA gene encoding transcription elongation factor GreA is translated as MAEIQKQYITPETKKKLEEELNALIAHRPVVAAEINERREEGDLKENAGYDAAREMQDQEEARIKQISEILANSTTERAGLEEGVAHVGSVVHVYYNGDSNQKETFLIGTRAAASDNKDLETYSEHAPLGAAILGAREGETREYTAPNGTVISVTVVSAEPYNSDKAATLRSS
- a CDS encoding DUF4307 domain-containing protein, whose protein sequence is MSESLRANRYATDPKKGTLSGKIIAIGAVIFAVVAVVVIVQYFQKINGATVTASQAGFERIDDRTLKISVDVTRKNIDEPSYCIVTALNYDKAEVGRREFRIEPGGNQTERFQVNIPTRDLPVAGTVYGCHTNVPSYLTEGS